GTATGATTATTACAATTTATTAATTCTAAGAAAAAATAAAGAGGCTAAACTTTTCTATGTGCTTACCACTATGGAAAAAGAAGAAATAGCAGATAAACTTAATGAATATTGGGAGTGTTCGACCTCTGTCGGTTATGACTTTGATGAGTAAGCATTCGTGATTTCATATAGCACATGTTCTCTTAATTCGTGATGAAGAGGAACTTTAGGATGTTCGAAGTTTTTAACTTTTTGCATTCCCAGTCTTTCCATGACAGCTTGAGAGGGTGTATTAATCGTAGCAGTAAATGAAACGATTTTATCTAAATTCAGTATATTAAAACCATAATCTAAAACTGCTTTTGCTCCTTCTGTTGCATAACCTTGTTTCCAAAATTCTTTTGCAAGTCGCCATCCAATTTCCACACATGGAGAGAAGTCAAATTGTTCAGGTTGGCTGTGTAAACCAATAAACCCGATAAATTGATGGGTTTCTTTTAATTCTACTGCCCAAAAGCCCCAACCATTTTCATGAATGAGAGATGAAATTTTTTCGATTAAATTAAGGCTTTCTTGGGGTGTTAAGAGATTTGGGAAAAATTGCATAACATCTTGATCTAAGCCCATTGTTATAAAAGACTCAAAATCACTTTCTTTCCATTGTCTTAAAATTAAACGTTTTGTTTCGATCATGAGATGGCTCTTTAATTGAAAATGAGAAGTTAAAGTGGTTTTTGCACAATCTTCTGTAAAATGATCTTGGAATTGATGCTCACTACACCTTTTATTTTATTTAAGGTGTTAATGACGAAATGAGAAAAGGAACTCAAATCTTTGGTCGCAACGTGTAAAACATAATTAGATTCACCAGTAATAATATATGCATTAATGACTTCATCAAAATTTTTGATCTGACTTAAAAAGAAGTTGTGATCATTTTCTGTTAGCTGGGCAAGTTTTATTTCGACGATTGCCTCAATTTTTATGCCTAGTTTTTCATAATTAACTTTCGCTTGATATTTTTCAATTACACCATTGCTTTCTAAAATTTTAACACGCCGATGACAAGCTGAAGCCGAAAGGTTAACGAGATCGGCCAGTTCTTGGTTACTTAACCGAGCATTATCTTGTAAATACTTTAGGATTTTTAGGTCGATTGCATCCACATTCATTTTCGAATTTCATCCATGTTTTTTAATTTTAATTCGAATTTTATACGAAAATAGCAAATTTTAATCAAATATTATCGAATAAATCGAAAGAATTGGCGTGATAAAATTCAAATACAAAGGAAATGTTGAAAATAGGTGAAATAACAAATGATTACTCGCGAACAATGCCTCTATTGGGATCAGGATGATGAACTCAAAAAGTTTAAAGATGAATTTGCACTGCCAAAAAATGTCATTTATTTAGATGGTAATTCTTTAGGTGCAAGACCAAAGAAATCATTAGAGGTTGCTCAGCATATTATTTCAAAAGAGTGGGGCGAGGACCTCATTAATAGTTGGAATAAAGCAGATTGGTGGGGGCTACCGACTAGGCTCGGAGATAAAGTTGCACAGCTTATCGGTGCCGAAAAAGGGGAAGTGGTTATTTCAGATTCAACCACCTTAAATTTATTTAAAGTTTTATCCGCAGCGGTAAAAATTCAAGCCGAAAAATTTCCGGAACGTAAAATTATTGTTGCAGAAAAAGATGCCTTCCCAACCGATATTTATATTATTGAAGGCTTTATAGACTTGATTAATCAAGGTTATCAAGTTGAATTGATTGATGGGGCCGATGATTTATCTCGTGTTTTAGTAAAAGATGTGGCTGTCGTTGTTCTTTCTCATGTGAATTATCGGACTGGATATTTCTATGATATGGAGTCTATTAATCAACAAATTCACGCTAAAGATGCTTTGATTATTTGGGATTTATGTCACTCGGTTGGTGCGGTGCCTATGGATCTTAATCAGAGCAACAGTGATTTTGCGATTGGTTGTACTTACAAATACTTAAACGGCGGCCCAGGTTCTCCAGCGCTGTTATGGGTAAATCGGAAGCATCGTGATCAGTTCTGGCAACCTTTATCAGGCTGGTGGGGGCACAAAAAACCATTTGATATGGCTCAGCACTATGAACCAGCTAACAGTATTCGTCGTTATTTGTGTGGAACACAACCTATCATTTCGATGAGTCTAATCGAATGTGGTATCGATATTTTCTTACAAGCTGATATGCAACAAATACGCGAGAAATCCCTCAAATTAACTGATTTGTTTATTCAACTTGTTCAACAAGAATGTCCTCAGTTTGGTTTTGAATTGATCACACCTTTAAACCATAACTATCGTGGCAGTCATGTCAGTTATAGACATGAGTTTGGTTATGAAATTATTCAGGCGCTTATTGCTCGTGGTGTGATTGGGGATTACCGAGAGCCGGAAGTATTACGTTTTGGAATTACACCTCTATATTTAGGTTTCGAAGATATTTGGAATGCCGTACAGCAACTTAAGCAGATTATGTTGAATAGTGAATGGAAAAATGAGCGTTATCTGGTACGTAGTGAAGTGACCTGATCGTTAAAGGTTAATATCAGAAGAATGGCTAGGAGAGCCTATGAGCAGTTTTGATGAAATACAAAATCGAGAAGCGGGTTTACATAAGAAATTATCCGCAAAACAGATGGGAATGATTGCAATTGGTGGAGCGATTGGTACAGGGCTGTTCATGGGAAGCAAGTTTGCAATTAGCTTTGCTGGGCCAGCTGTCATCGTGAGCTATGCTATTGGTGGTTTAATCGCATTTGCTATTATGGCTTGTTTGGCTGAGATGACAGTTCAGCATCCTACGTCAGGCTCATTTGGAGCATATGCTGAGCATTATGTAAGTCCTCTTGCTGGGTTTTTAGTCCGTTATTGCTATTGGGCATGTATTGTATTAGCGGTCGGTACAGAAATTACAGCAGTAGCTAACTATATGAAATTATGGTTTCCAGATGTAGGCTCTTGGGTCTGGATCGCTTTTTTCTCGCTGACTTTGCTTGTGGTTAATGCATATAGTGTTAAAGCTTTTGGTTTGGTTGAATATTGGTTTTCGACCATAAAAGTCTTTGCAATTATTGTATTTATTCTTTTAGCAATTGGTATTCTGACCCAAAGTCATGGAGGAACAGAACAGGTTCTCTCTAATTTAACCGAGCATGGTGGCTTTTTTCCTCATGGTTTTAGTGGGGTCTGGATCGGGGTAATTATTTCAATATTTAGTTATTTAAGTATTGAAATGATCGCTGTTGCGGCTGGTGAGGCTAAAGATCCGGAAAGAGCCGTTAAGAAAGCGTTTAAAAGTACTGCAATTCGCTTAATACTATTTTATCTACTGTCTTTATTTCTCATTGTGGCACTTGTTCCTTGGACAACTTTAATTGGAGCCGATGCGACTAGCCCTTTTGTGATGGTAATGAAAATTGTAGGTATTCCATATGCGGACAGTATTTTAAATTTTATTGTAATTGTCGCGGCCTTATCCGCCATGAATAGTATGTTGTATATCTCGACACGTATGCTATTTAGCTTGTCACGCGCAGGTGATGCACCAAAACTATTTGGTCGTATTAGTCATAATGGCGTACCAATCAACGCGTTGCTATTGTCAGCAGTGGGTATTGGGATCGCGAGTATTGTTTATACCATTAATCCGAGCTCGGCATTCCCGATCATGATTGCTTTATCTATGTTTGGTGCACTGTTCACTTGGGGCAGTATTTTTGTTACCCATATGTGTTTCAGAAGGCACATGGCACGAAAAGGCCAGCAATTAAAGTTTAAGGTTCCAGCAAGCCAGTTAATTTCACTGTTGGGGTTAATCGCAATTTTAAGTATCACAGTCACCACATGG
This genomic stretch from Acinetobacter oleivorans DR1 harbors:
- a CDS encoding GNAT family N-acetyltransferase, with protein sequence MIETKRLILRQWKESDFESFITMGLDQDVMQFFPNLLTPQESLNLIEKISSLIHENGWGFWAVELKETHQFIGFIGLHSQPEQFDFSPCVEIGWRLAKEFWKQGYATEGAKAVLDYGFNILNLDKIVSFTATINTPSQAVMERLGMQKVKNFEHPKVPLHHELREHVLYEITNAYSSKS
- the kynU gene encoding kynureninase codes for the protein MITREQCLYWDQDDELKKFKDEFALPKNVIYLDGNSLGARPKKSLEVAQHIISKEWGEDLINSWNKADWWGLPTRLGDKVAQLIGAEKGEVVISDSTTLNLFKVLSAAVKIQAEKFPERKIIVAEKDAFPTDIYIIEGFIDLINQGYQVELIDGADDLSRVLVKDVAVVVLSHVNYRTGYFYDMESINQQIHAKDALIIWDLCHSVGAVPMDLNQSNSDFAIGCTYKYLNGGPGSPALLWVNRKHRDQFWQPLSGWWGHKKPFDMAQHYEPANSIRRYLCGTQPIISMSLIECGIDIFLQADMQQIREKSLKLTDLFIQLVQQECPQFGFELITPLNHNYRGSHVSYRHEFGYEIIQALIARGVIGDYREPEVLRFGITPLYLGFEDIWNAVQQLKQIMLNSEWKNERYLVRSEVT
- the gigD gene encoding Lrp/AsnC family transcriptional regulator GigD, which gives rise to MNVDAIDLKILKYLQDNARLSNQELADLVNLSASACHRRVKILESNGVIEKYQAKVNYEKLGIKIEAIVEIKLAQLTENDHNFFLSQIKNFDEVINAYIITGESNYVLHVATKDLSSFSHFVINTLNKIKGVVSINSKIILQKIVQKPL
- a CDS encoding amino acid permease, with protein sequence MSSFDEIQNREAGLHKKLSAKQMGMIAIGGAIGTGLFMGSKFAISFAGPAVIVSYAIGGLIAFAIMACLAEMTVQHPTSGSFGAYAEHYVSPLAGFLVRYCYWACIVLAVGTEITAVANYMKLWFPDVGSWVWIAFFSLTLLVVNAYSVKAFGLVEYWFSTIKVFAIIVFILLAIGILTQSHGGTEQVLSNLTEHGGFFPHGFSGVWIGVIISIFSYLSIEMIAVAAGEAKDPERAVKKAFKSTAIRLILFYLLSLFLIVALVPWTTLIGADATSPFVMVMKIVGIPYADSILNFIVIVAALSAMNSMLYISTRMLFSLSRAGDAPKLFGRISHNGVPINALLLSAVGIGIASIVYTINPSSAFPIMIALSMFGALFTWGSIFVTHMCFRRHMARKGQQLKFKVPASQLISLLGLIAILSITVTTWFTNEFKSTLQFGVPLVVVLTVFYYLKRSSAKLALNAHEESLK